One Microcaecilia unicolor chromosome 8, aMicUni1.1, whole genome shotgun sequence DNA window includes the following coding sequences:
- the SNX21 gene encoding sorting nexin-21 isoform X1, with the protein MHWIGGVWKREGPQLASMASKILHRIRHTIVKKDLREREAEELDVDAVEEFPETSELVDDADGLSTHLGGTLSFTSDGDEEEDAEEDAACESPEERCDVEGYKELSYNPEESSNEEMEPRSPEKQHDGPLLTRQIQEFWRKSQTRTVPERLLFEVTSANVVRDGSSKYVLYTIYLIKSGLFDKTPGIISRRYSDFEKLNRHLRRLFRYDMHGVSFPRKKLRRNFTADTIAKRSRAFEQFLSHVHSFPEIRRCREFLEFFYLQDLQGAQQLTCSGLYQDAVAMWNNAWLLQSKLHPGSSGKHALLTLAGLTVCHQELDKLEEAQLYCDQAVRLLETQDSHPLLIPFLQAHIHLSWKVGKDKRQSEAHLQRLQEARIDIQQFPSLKECLIKETFT; encoded by the exons ATGCACTGGATCGGGGGGGTCTGGAAGAGGGAAG GCCCTCAACTTGCCTCGATGGCTTCAAAGATTCTGCATCGGATTCGGCATACTATTGTCAAAAAGGATCTGAGAGAAAGGGAGGCAGAAGAACTGGATGTGGATGCGGTAGAGGAATTTCCAGAGACTTCGGAACTGGTGGATGATGCGGACGGGCTGTCGACGCACCTCGGTGGGACGCTCAGTTTCACCAGCGAtggggatgaagaggaggatgCAGAGGAGGATGCAGCCTGCGAGAGCCCAGAGGAAAGATGTGATGTAGAGGGGTACAAGGAGCTTTCTTACAACCCAGAAGAGTCCAGCAATGAGGAAATGG AGCCACGTTCACCGGAGAAACAACATGACGGTCCCCTGCTAACAAGGCAAATTCAGGAGTTCTGGAGGAAGTCGCAAACGCGTACTGTCCCTGAAAGGCTCCTCTTCGAGGTGACCAGTGCCAATGTTGTTCGAGACGGCTCCTCCAAATACGTG TTATATACCATCTACCTGATAAAATCCGGCCTGTTCGACAAGACACCAGGGATCATTTCCCGCCGCTATTCGGACTTTGAGAAGCTGAACCGGCACCTGCGAAGGCTCTTTCGCTACGACATGCATGGCGTTTCCTTCCCTCGCAAGAAACTGCGCAGGAACTTCACAGCTGACACAATTGCCAAACGCAGCCGAGCCTTCGAGCAGTTCCTGTCCCACGTGCACTCCTTTCCCGAGATCCGGCGGTGCCGGGAATTCCTAGAGTTTTTCTATCTGCAGGACCTGCAGGGGGCACAGCAGCTGACTTGCAGCGGGCTCTATCAGGATGCCGTCGCCATGTGGAACAACGCCTGGCTATTGCAGTCTAAGCTGCACCCTGGTAGCAGTGGGAAACATGCTTTGTTGACACTGGCAGGATTGACAGTTTGTCACCAGGAGCTGGATAAATTAGAAGAGGCCCAGCTTTACTGCGACCAGGCCGTCCGGCTGCTGGAAACGCAGGACTCTCACCCTTTGCTAATACCATTTCTCCAAGCCCACATCCACCTGTCCTGGAAAGTGGGTAAGGACAAGCGCCAGTCTGAGGCTCACCTTCAACGGCTACAGGAGGCCAGAATCGACATCCAGCAGTTTCCTTCCCTCAAAGAGTGCTTGATCAAAGAAACTTTCACCTGA
- the SNX21 gene encoding sorting nexin-21 isoform X2: MASKILHRIRHTIVKKDLREREAEELDVDAVEEFPETSELVDDADGLSTHLGGTLSFTSDGDEEEDAEEDAACESPEERCDVEGYKELSYNPEESSNEEMEPRSPEKQHDGPLLTRQIQEFWRKSQTRTVPERLLFEVTSANVVRDGSSKYVLYTIYLIKSGLFDKTPGIISRRYSDFEKLNRHLRRLFRYDMHGVSFPRKKLRRNFTADTIAKRSRAFEQFLSHVHSFPEIRRCREFLEFFYLQDLQGAQQLTCSGLYQDAVAMWNNAWLLQSKLHPGSSGKHALLTLAGLTVCHQELDKLEEAQLYCDQAVRLLETQDSHPLLIPFLQAHIHLSWKVGKDKRQSEAHLQRLQEARIDIQQFPSLKECLIKETFT, translated from the exons ATGGCTTCAAAGATTCTGCATCGGATTCGGCATACTATTGTCAAAAAGGATCTGAGAGAAAGGGAGGCAGAAGAACTGGATGTGGATGCGGTAGAGGAATTTCCAGAGACTTCGGAACTGGTGGATGATGCGGACGGGCTGTCGACGCACCTCGGTGGGACGCTCAGTTTCACCAGCGAtggggatgaagaggaggatgCAGAGGAGGATGCAGCCTGCGAGAGCCCAGAGGAAAGATGTGATGTAGAGGGGTACAAGGAGCTTTCTTACAACCCAGAAGAGTCCAGCAATGAGGAAATGG AGCCACGTTCACCGGAGAAACAACATGACGGTCCCCTGCTAACAAGGCAAATTCAGGAGTTCTGGAGGAAGTCGCAAACGCGTACTGTCCCTGAAAGGCTCCTCTTCGAGGTGACCAGTGCCAATGTTGTTCGAGACGGCTCCTCCAAATACGTG TTATATACCATCTACCTGATAAAATCCGGCCTGTTCGACAAGACACCAGGGATCATTTCCCGCCGCTATTCGGACTTTGAGAAGCTGAACCGGCACCTGCGAAGGCTCTTTCGCTACGACATGCATGGCGTTTCCTTCCCTCGCAAGAAACTGCGCAGGAACTTCACAGCTGACACAATTGCCAAACGCAGCCGAGCCTTCGAGCAGTTCCTGTCCCACGTGCACTCCTTTCCCGAGATCCGGCGGTGCCGGGAATTCCTAGAGTTTTTCTATCTGCAGGACCTGCAGGGGGCACAGCAGCTGACTTGCAGCGGGCTCTATCAGGATGCCGTCGCCATGTGGAACAACGCCTGGCTATTGCAGTCTAAGCTGCACCCTGGTAGCAGTGGGAAACATGCTTTGTTGACACTGGCAGGATTGACAGTTTGTCACCAGGAGCTGGATAAATTAGAAGAGGCCCAGCTTTACTGCGACCAGGCCGTCCGGCTGCTGGAAACGCAGGACTCTCACCCTTTGCTAATACCATTTCTCCAAGCCCACATCCACCTGTCCTGGAAAGTGGGTAAGGACAAGCGCCAGTCTGAGGCTCACCTTCAACGGCTACAGGAGGCCAGAATCGACATCCAGCAGTTTCCTTCCCTCAAAGAGTGCTTGATCAAAGAAACTTTCACCTGA